The Canis aureus isolate CA01 chromosome X, VMU_Caureus_v.1.0, whole genome shotgun sequence region CCCCCGTGGTGCCCCGGGTCCTGGACAAGCTGACGCTGTGCATGAGTCCGGAGCGCCCGTTCACCGCCAAGGCCAGCGAGATCACCGGCCTGAGCAGCGACAGCCTGGCGCGGTGCCGGAAGGCCGGCTTCGACCACGCCGTGGTGCGGACGCTGCAGGCCTTCCTGAGCCGCCAGGAGGGCCCCGTCTGCCTCGTGGCCCACAACGGCTTCGATTATGACTTCCCGCTGCTGTGCACGGAGCTGCGGCGCCTGGGCGCCCACCTGCCCCCGGACACCACGTGCCTCGATACGCTGCCCGCGCTGCGGAGCCTGGACCGCGCCCACAGCCACGGCACCCGGGCCCAGGGCTGCAAGGGCTACAGCCTGGGCAGCCTGTTCCGCCGCTACTTCCGGGCAGAGCCCAGTGCAGCCCACTCGGCCGAGGGCGACGTGCACACCCTGCTCATGGTCTTCCTGCACCGCGCCGCTGAGCTGCTGGGCTGGGCAGACGAGCGGGCCCGAAGCTGGGCCCACATCGAGCCCATGTACGTGCCACCTGATGGCCCGAGTGTTGAAGCCTGAGTGCCAGGGACTGGGTGATGCCACcacccggggggggggcgggacggGGGATGAAGCCCACTCCCAGCACCGTGGGCGGCCCCGGTTTGACCCTTCAGTCAGGCTCTGCGGTCCGGAGCTGGCACCGGACCAGTGCCCcgcggcccctgcccctgcccccttaGCCAGCTAGCCCCGGGCCCGTGCACCTGCTAGGCCTTCTCCTGGCCCTGGCCGTCTCACCTTGTAGCCCTAGAGCTTTCTCCCAGCTCCATCCCGGGACTGTGCTCTAGTGGTTTGCTGCTGCAAGCTTCCACCCTTCACTCGGCCTCACAATAAATTTATTATCAACGGCTACTCACCCGCTGAGTTTCCAATTGACCCGTCCACCCTGCCCAGAGGGGGCAGACAGGGAGCCAGGCCGGAGCGGAGCCCCTGGGGCTGTCCCCTTGTGACCTCTGCTGGCGGTGAGCCCGGTGGGTGGGTGAGTGGCCGTTGCTCACCAGCTGGGCCGAGGTGACAGGCAGGGGCTGTGGGTCCGAGCCTCGGCCCTCCTCCGTCACTGGTCTGCTGTAGCCTCGGTTATCGTACCCTCCCTGCGTTGTCATCCCAGAGGCCCCGAAAATTGGTGAGCAGGGCCTTAGGGACATCTCCCTGGACGCGGAATCACCTGGGAGGGAGTTGGAAGAGAGCCGCCAGGCAGCTCTGGCCTTTTCGGCTCGG contains the following coding sequences:
- the TREX2 gene encoding three prime repair exonuclease 2, producing the protein MSEAPRAETFVFLDLEATGLPNIDPEVAEISLFAVHRSSLENPDRDESGAPVVPRVLDKLTLCMSPERPFTAKASEITGLSSDSLARCRKAGFDHAVVRTLQAFLSRQEGPVCLVAHNGFDYDFPLLCTELRRLGAHLPPDTTCLDTLPALRSLDRAHSHGTRAQGCKGYSLGSLFRRYFRAEPSAAHSAEGDVHTLLMVFLHRAAELLGWADERARSWAHIEPMYVPPDGPSVEA